A window from Herbaspirillum sp. meg3 encodes these proteins:
- a CDS encoding lysozyme inhibitor LprI family protein, with product MSQIQRLFASALAPLSPDGTRHRIVFSASDWKRRLLLATLLSGVVTSAFGASFNCSKAGSATEKIICGDAELSRLDDQLGKTYKQAKAKAADRREFAARSDGFWRWREKNCQTRECLLDWYRQRQIALDAELSGISVASVATTVLQSLPASVSGQLASQPVNELANKPSQVVTPEQIQTALAQVQKLIAEPTHGNHLFLVSAAPQSVPAVPLQPHYLSVADGEYVYEDLNEATALDARPQVMVRYRGKVHGEYTLEVQKKAGRVRYTCDSDCAYIKQLMLPGYGLHDLDVVKNDHGSLASIMMRDAMNGLLVESE from the coding sequence ATGAGCCAGATTCAACGCCTCTTCGCATCGGCCCTTGCGCCGCTTTCACCGGACGGTACCCGTCATCGCATTGTCTTCAGCGCGTCAGATTGGAAGCGACGATTGCTGCTGGCGACGCTGCTGAGTGGTGTTGTCACTTCCGCGTTCGGCGCCAGTTTCAATTGCAGCAAGGCCGGATCTGCTACGGAGAAGATCATTTGCGGCGATGCCGAGTTATCCCGCCTCGACGATCAACTGGGAAAAACGTACAAGCAAGCAAAGGCGAAAGCCGCGGACCGTCGTGAGTTTGCCGCGCGTTCAGATGGCTTTTGGCGGTGGCGCGAGAAGAACTGCCAGACGCGCGAGTGTCTGCTCGACTGGTATCGGCAGCGTCAGATTGCGCTGGATGCTGAGTTGTCGGGAATATCGGTGGCATCAGTAGCAACAACGGTGTTGCAGTCTTTGCCTGCGTCTGTATCTGGTCAGCTTGCAAGTCAGCCTGTAAATGAGCTTGCAAATAAGCCGTCGCAGGTGGTGACGCCAGAGCAAATTCAGACGGCGCTGGCACAAGTGCAGAAGCTGATTGCAGAGCCAACTCATGGCAATCATCTGTTCCTTGTTTCTGCTGCGCCTCAGTCTGTCCCGGCGGTACCGTTACAGCCGCATTACCTCAGCGTGGCAGATGGCGAATATGTCTACGAAGATTTAAACGAAGCGACGGCACTCGATGCCCGACCACAGGTCATGGTTCGCTATCGCGGCAAGGTGCATGGCGAGTACACCCTGGAAGTGCAGAAAAAAGCGGGACGGGTACGCTATACCTGTGATAGCGACTGTGCTTACATCAAACAGCTGATGTTGCCGGGGTATGGTTTGCATGATCTGGATGTGGTGAAGAATGATCATGGCTCCCTGGCGTCAATCATGATGAGAGATGCGATGAATGGGTTGCTGGTGGAGAGTGAGTGA
- a CDS encoding DNA-3-methyladenine glycosylase, with amino-acid sequence MPSEKQSAIRELPFKPPFEWERLLRFFGGRSTAGVEAVENGVYLRAIEWHGDAGTLAVSRHAEDNALIVLLEGKVSRHADELIGPLSRMFGLDADPKSIRRHLAADPWLAPLLKTAPGLRVPGAWSAFELIVRTIVGQQVSVKAATTIVGRLVERAGERIEHHAHEATSWRFPAPDALAAADLTAIGMPGKRVAALQGFAHAVAIGDVPVDAPEVDLADRRKTLLALPGIGPWTVEYVAMRAWRDADAWPASDLVLMQAMTGRDPALLKLAHQRARAEAWRPWRAYVAMHLWNEIADRTRNNRGG; translated from the coding sequence ATGCCTTCAGAAAAGCAAAGCGCTATACGAGAATTGCCTTTCAAGCCGCCATTTGAGTGGGAGCGGCTGCTGCGTTTTTTTGGCGGGCGCTCAACGGCTGGTGTGGAAGCAGTGGAAAACGGTGTCTATCTGCGCGCCATCGAATGGCATGGCGATGCGGGCACGCTGGCGGTCTCACGGCATGCGGAAGATAACGCTCTGATCGTCCTGCTGGAGGGTAAAGTCAGCCGCCACGCGGACGAGCTGATTGGGCCGTTAAGCCGCATGTTCGGGCTGGATGCAGATCCGAAATCGATTCGCCGCCATCTCGCCGCAGATCCTTGGTTAGCGCCGTTGCTGAAGACAGCTCCCGGCTTGCGCGTACCCGGTGCCTGGTCTGCATTTGAATTGATCGTGCGTACCATTGTCGGCCAGCAGGTCAGCGTGAAAGCCGCAACCACCATCGTAGGACGACTGGTGGAACGTGCAGGCGAACGTATCGAACATCATGCGCACGAAGCAACCTCATGGCGCTTCCCCGCCCCGGATGCCTTGGCCGCGGCAGATCTTACTGCCATCGGCATGCCGGGAAAACGCGTCGCCGCGCTGCAAGGCTTTGCACATGCCGTGGCGATCGGCGACGTGCCCGTCGACGCGCCTGAGGTTGATCTTGCCGATCGGCGCAAGACCTTGTTGGCTTTGCCCGGTATCGGCCCATGGACCGTCGAGTACGTCGCCATGCGCGCGTGGCGCGATGCCGATGCATGGCCGGCGTCGGACCTGGTACTCATGCAAGCGATGACGGGTCGCGATCCGGCTTTGCTCAAACTTGCTCACCAACGTGCTCGCGCTGAAGCATGGCGACCATGGCGTGCTTATGTGGCAATGCATCTGTGGAACGAAATTGCTGACCGGACAAGGAACAATCGAGGCGGTTGA
- a CDS encoding DUF904 domain-containing protein, whose product MSSEFHQLSEKVAQLAALTQSLRRENAELRLNVSALTTEKVELSRRMEEAHQRIEALLEKLPVAIAATPTTPAINEEETA is encoded by the coding sequence ATGAGCTCCGAATTTCACCAACTCTCCGAGAAAGTTGCGCAACTTGCCGCTCTGACTCAGTCATTGCGCCGCGAAAACGCCGAACTGCGTCTTAACGTCTCCGCCCTGACCACCGAGAAGGTGGAATTGTCGCGACGCATGGAAGAAGCCCATCAGCGTATCGAAGCACTGCTGGAAAAATTGCCGGTTGCAATCGCTGCAACACCGACAACGCCGGCTATCAATGAAGAGGAGACAGCATGA
- a CDS encoding cell division protein ZapA: MIQLNVTIMGHSYTLACKEGEEATLQQAVAYLDEKMCVIRDSGKIKGNDRIAVMAALGIAAELLSTQPGDGPFAGMTVAEWKQSIAAMHTVLDEALTPQENLF; the protein is encoded by the coding sequence ATGATTCAACTCAACGTGACAATCATGGGCCACTCTTACACGCTCGCATGCAAAGAAGGTGAAGAAGCAACGCTGCAACAAGCCGTCGCTTATCTCGATGAAAAGATGTGCGTCATCCGCGACTCCGGCAAGATCAAAGGCAACGATCGTATCGCCGTCATGGCTGCGCTCGGTATCGCCGCAGAACTTCTGTCGACACAACCCGGCGACGGCCCTTTTGCCGGCATGACGGTTGCAGAATGGAAGCAAAGCATCGCCGCCATGCATACTGTTTTGGATGAAGCCCTGACACCGCAAGAAAATTTGTTCTAA
- the nrdR gene encoding transcriptional regulator NrdR — MKCPFCNHDDTPVLDTRLSEEGDAIRRRRRCANCDKRFTTYERIELTMPVIVKKNGSRSEFDPSKLRASLMLALRKRPVSAEAVDAAIQSIQEKLLSSGAREVVSGQVGELVMRELKRLDKIAYIRFASVYKSFEDVTEFQDAIAEVGHERKAAAKKRSD; from the coding sequence ATGAAATGTCCCTTCTGCAATCATGACGACACGCCCGTGTTGGATACGCGACTCTCTGAAGAGGGCGACGCGATTCGTCGTCGTCGTCGTTGCGCCAATTGCGACAAGCGGTTCACCACCTACGAGCGCATTGAGTTGACGATGCCCGTCATCGTCAAGAAGAACGGCAGCCGCAGCGAGTTCGATCCTTCCAAGTTGCGCGCCAGTCTGATGCTGGCCCTGCGCAAGCGCCCGGTGTCGGCCGAAGCGGTCGATGCGGCAATTCAGAGCATTCAGGAAAAGTTGTTGTCCAGCGGCGCACGCGAAGTCGTGTCGGGCCAAGTCGGTGAACTGGTGATGCGCGAACTGAAGCGCCTCGACAAAATCGCCTACATTCGTTTTGCCTCGGTCTACAAGAGCTTTGAAGACGTCACCGAATTCCAGGATGCAATCGCCGAAGTGGGACACGAACGTAAAGCTGCGGCCAAGAAGCGCAGCGACTGA
- the glyA gene encoding serine hydroxymethyltransferase — translation MFAKNHTIANIDPELWSVIQKENVRQQDHIELIASENYTSPAVMEAQGTQLTNKYAEGYPGKRYYGGCEFVDMAEQLAIDRLKQLFGAEAANVQPNSGSQANQGVFFAMLKPGDTIMGMSLAEGGHLTHGMALNMSGKWFNVVSYGLNDKEEIDYEAMEALAREKKPKLIIAGASAYALRIDFERFAKIAKEVGAYFMVDMAHYAGLIAAGVYPNPVPFADFVTSTTHKSLRGPRGGVILMKAEHEKAINSAIFPGIQGGPLMHVIAGKAVAFKEALSPEFKAYQQQVVKNADVLAKTLIKRGLRIVSGRTESHVMLVDLRPKNLTGKEAEAILGSAHMTCNKNGIPNDPEKPFVTSGIRLGSPAMTTRGFKEAEAEKVANLIADVLDNPHDAATIERVKAEVKKLTDAFPVYAA, via the coding sequence ATGTTTGCAAAGAATCACACCATCGCGAATATCGACCCGGAATTGTGGTCGGTCATCCAGAAAGAAAACGTCCGTCAGCAAGACCACATCGAGCTGATCGCTTCCGAGAACTACACTTCGCCGGCAGTCATGGAAGCCCAGGGCACCCAACTGACCAACAAGTACGCTGAAGGCTATCCAGGCAAGCGTTACTACGGCGGTTGCGAATTCGTCGACATGGCCGAGCAGCTGGCCATTGACCGCCTGAAGCAGTTGTTCGGTGCTGAAGCCGCCAATGTGCAGCCGAACTCCGGTTCGCAAGCGAACCAAGGCGTGTTCTTCGCCATGTTGAAACCAGGCGACACCATCATGGGCATGTCGCTGGCTGAAGGCGGTCACCTGACGCACGGCATGGCACTGAACATGTCCGGCAAGTGGTTCAACGTCGTCTCCTACGGCCTGAACGACAAGGAAGAAATCGACTACGAAGCCATGGAAGCACTGGCACGTGAAAAGAAGCCAAAGCTGATCATCGCCGGTGCATCCGCTTACGCACTGCGCATCGACTTCGAACGCTTCGCCAAGATCGCCAAGGAAGTCGGCGCTTATTTCATGGTCGACATGGCGCACTACGCCGGTCTGATCGCTGCAGGCGTGTATCCGAATCCTGTACCGTTTGCCGACTTCGTCACATCGACAACGCACAAGTCGCTGCGCGGTCCGCGCGGTGGCGTGATCCTGATGAAGGCCGAGCACGAAAAGGCCATCAACTCGGCAATCTTCCCGGGCATCCAGGGCGGTCCGCTGATGCACGTCATCGCCGGTAAGGCAGTGGCATTCAAGGAAGCGCTGTCGCCGGAATTCAAGGCGTATCAACAGCAAGTCGTGAAGAACGCCGACGTATTGGCCAAGACGCTGATCAAGCGTGGTCTGCGTATCGTGTCCGGTCGTACTGAGTCGCACGTGATGCTGGTGGATCTGCGTCCGAAGAATCTGACCGGCAAGGAAGCCGAAGCGATCCTGGGTTCGGCCCACATGACCTGCAACAAGAACGGCATTCCTAACGATCCAGAGAAGCCATTTGTGACTTCCGGCATCCGTCTGGGCAGCCCGGCGATGACTACACGCGGGTTCAAGGAAGCGGAAGCGGAAAAGGTTGCTAACCTGATCGCCGACGTGCTGGACAATCCGCATGATGCAGCGACCATCGAGCGCGTGAAGGCTGAAGTCAAGAAGCTGACTGATGCATTCCCGGTCTATGCTGCTTAA
- a CDS encoding SDR family oxidoreductase: MIVLITGATAGFGAEMARKFVQNGHKVIATGRRKDRLDALAAEFGDKVLPLVLDVTDKASIKSALASLPQGWQDIDVLINNAGLALGLEPAHQVALEDWETMIDTNVKGLVTVTHHILPNMVKRGTGTIINLGSIAGAYPYPGGNVYGATKAFVDQFTLNLRADLVGTGVRATNLAPGLCGGTEFSNVRFKGNDSAAAKVYEGTTPLTAEDIAEAAFWVATLPAHVNINYIELMPTCQGFGPLNIKRAQ, encoded by the coding sequence ATGATCGTCTTGATTACAGGTGCAACAGCTGGTTTCGGCGCAGAAATGGCGCGCAAGTTCGTACAAAACGGTCATAAGGTCATCGCAACAGGTCGCCGCAAAGACCGCCTCGACGCCCTCGCCGCCGAATTTGGCGACAAGGTGCTGCCGCTGGTGCTGGATGTCACCGACAAGGCTTCCATCAAATCCGCCCTGGCAAGTCTGCCGCAAGGATGGCAAGACATCGACGTACTGATCAACAACGCCGGCCTCGCACTGGGCCTGGAGCCGGCACATCAGGTCGCGCTGGAAGACTGGGAAACCATGATCGACACCAACGTCAAGGGTCTGGTGACCGTCACCCATCACATCCTGCCGAACATGGTCAAGCGCGGGACCGGCACCATCATCAATCTGGGTTCGATTGCAGGCGCTTATCCGTATCCGGGCGGCAATGTTTATGGCGCCACCAAGGCATTCGTGGATCAGTTCACCCTGAATCTGCGGGCTGATCTGGTCGGCACCGGCGTACGCGCCACCAATCTGGCGCCCGGCCTGTGTGGCGGCACCGAGTTTTCCAACGTGCGCTTCAAGGGCAACGACAGCGCAGCTGCCAAGGTCTACGAAGGCACGACGCCGCTGACCGCAGAAGACATCGCCGAAGCCGCTTTCTGGGTTGCCACCCTGCCGGCGCACGTCAACATCAACTACATCGAATTGATGCCAACTTGCCAAGGTTTTGGACCGCTGAATATCAAACGCGCCCAATAA
- the ybgC gene encoding tol-pal system-associated acyl-CoA thioesterase — MSDLTNKNNISSNSVGSSSNNGSDAFSWPVRVYYEDTDTGGVVFYANYLKFFERARTEWLRALGYSQQALAESSGLIFVVKSTAVDYFSPARLDDELKLTVVVEQFRNASLAFVQEAWRTTGTPQGTEQTLLARGRITIVCVNAASFRPQAIPEEMLARFKENL; from the coding sequence ATGTCCGATTTAACCAATAAAAACAATATCAGCAGCAACAGCGTCGGCAGCAGTAGCAACAATGGCAGCGACGCTTTCTCCTGGCCGGTTCGGGTCTACTACGAAGACACCGACACCGGCGGCGTCGTGTTTTACGCCAACTATCTCAAGTTTTTTGAGCGCGCGCGCACCGAATGGCTGCGCGCGCTTGGCTATTCCCAACAAGCACTGGCCGAATCCTCGGGTCTGATCTTCGTGGTCAAGAGCACCGCGGTGGATTACTTTTCGCCGGCGCGCCTCGACGATGAACTGAAATTGACCGTCGTGGTCGAACAGTTCCGCAACGCCTCGCTGGCTTTCGTCCAGGAAGCGTGGCGTACCACGGGAACACCACAGGGAACAGAACAAACATTATTGGCGCGCGGCCGCATCACCATCGTCTGCGTCAACGCGGCGAGCTTCCGGCCTCAGGCCATTCCGGAAGAAATGCTGGCGCGCTTCAAGGAAAATTTATAA
- the tolQ gene encoding protein TolQ: MNVTQDLSFVTLIANASIIVQLVMLLLLSASIFSWTYIFRKMFTIRSSRIQTEEFERSFWSGGNLIALYQDTLSNRRKGGGHGGALERIFQAGMGEFNKAKAQVGKGATIDSTGLLDGARRAMRAAYQREMDALESHLAFLASVGSVSPYVGLFGTVWGIMNAFRGLANVQQATLAAVAPGIAEALIATAIGLFAAIPAVIAYNRYSHDIDRLAIRFESFIEEFSNILQRQAR; the protein is encoded by the coding sequence ATGAATGTCACTCAAGATCTATCCTTCGTTACCCTGATCGCCAATGCCTCCATCATTGTGCAACTTGTCATGTTGCTCTTGTTGTCGGCGTCGATTTTCAGCTGGACTTACATCTTCCGCAAGATGTTCACGATCCGCAGTTCGCGCATTCAGACCGAAGAGTTCGAGCGCTCGTTCTGGTCCGGCGGCAATCTGATTGCGCTGTATCAGGACACGCTGTCCAACCGCCGTAAAGGCGGCGGCCACGGCGGCGCGCTGGAACGCATCTTCCAGGCCGGCATGGGCGAATTCAACAAAGCCAAAGCGCAAGTCGGCAAGGGCGCCACGATCGATTCGACCGGTTTGCTGGACGGCGCCCGCCGCGCCATGCGCGCAGCCTACCAGCGTGAAATGGATGCGCTGGAATCGCACCTGGCCTTCCTGGCGTCGGTCGGCTCGGTGTCTCCGTATGTCGGTTTGTTCGGCACCGTATGGGGCATCATGAATGCCTTCCGCGGCCTTGCCAATGTGCAACAAGCGACGCTCGCCGCAGTTGCCCCTGGCATTGCCGAAGCGCTGATCGCGACTGCAATCGGTCTCTTTGCCGCGATTCCCGCTGTGATTGCCTACAACCGCTACTCCCACGATATCGATCGCCTGGCAATCCGCTTTGAAAGCTTCATCGAAGAATTCTCCAATATCTTGCAACGTCAGGCACGCTAA
- a CDS encoding ExbD/TolR family protein produces MAGSSMRGGRTRKFKSEINVVPYIDVMLVLLIIFMVAAPVNDPSVINLPTAGKSTVPPNEYIEIALKPDAKATIKVNGPKRGETQTASSRNDLAQKLQALHADSPDMPVMISADKDIKYDEVIQAIASAKKLGITRVGLATK; encoded by the coding sequence ATGGCAGGTTCATCCATGCGCGGGGGACGCACCCGCAAGTTCAAATCGGAAATCAACGTCGTGCCATACATCGACGTGATGCTGGTGCTGCTGATCATCTTCATGGTGGCGGCGCCGGTGAATGACCCGAGCGTCATCAACCTGCCGACCGCCGGCAAGTCGACCGTACCGCCCAACGAATACATAGAGATCGCGTTGAAGCCCGACGCCAAAGCCACCATCAAGGTCAACGGCCCCAAGCGCGGTGAGACGCAAACAGCAAGCAGCCGCAACGATCTCGCACAAAAGCTGCAGGCCTTGCATGCAGACAGCCCCGACATGCCGGTGATGATTTCCGCCGACAAAGATATCAAGTACGACGAAGTGATTCAGGCCATTGCGTCCGCCAAGAAACTGGGCATCACACGCGTGGGACTGGCAACGAAGTAA
- the tolA gene encoding cell envelope integrity protein TolA has protein sequence MSSPYQVPRQPGRWRAIALAVVVHMALLAFLWFGISWQSQTPLTVEAEIWDPNVKEAAPLPQPEPEPEPPKPTPQPVPEPVKPPPPPKVEEPPVVKPDIALEKEKEKKRKEAEKKDREEKAKEAKLEREKEEQLKKEKQEKLDADKKLAKQKEDAEAKKKAEADKLAAEKKQKQQAADNKAAEQRRQDDLKRMMGQATSSSGGTGTAAQSQGPRGAADYGRKLGAKIRSNTIFDVPGELSANPAVEYTVELLPDGTVRSIRKNRTSGIPGFDEAVLQAINKSQPFPPDKDGRVPNSFTFTHLPKDQ, from the coding sequence ATGAGCTCTCCTTACCAAGTACCAAGACAACCGGGCCGCTGGCGCGCCATCGCGCTGGCGGTGGTGGTGCATATGGCCTTGCTGGCTTTTCTCTGGTTCGGCATCAGCTGGCAAAGCCAGACACCGCTGACCGTCGAAGCGGAAATCTGGGATCCGAACGTCAAGGAAGCCGCTCCTCTGCCGCAACCCGAGCCGGAACCGGAACCACCGAAACCGACGCCACAACCGGTCCCCGAACCAGTCAAACCGCCGCCACCGCCAAAGGTCGAAGAACCTCCGGTGGTGAAGCCTGATATCGCGTTGGAAAAAGAGAAAGAAAAGAAGCGCAAGGAAGCAGAAAAGAAAGATCGCGAAGAGAAGGCAAAGGAAGCCAAGCTCGAGCGTGAAAAAGAAGAACAGCTGAAGAAAGAAAAGCAGGAGAAGCTGGACGCCGACAAGAAGCTCGCCAAGCAGAAGGAAGACGCTGAAGCGAAGAAGAAAGCCGAAGCCGACAAACTCGCTGCCGAGAAAAAACAGAAGCAGCAAGCCGCCGACAACAAGGCTGCTGAGCAACGTCGCCAGGATGACCTGAAACGCATGATGGGTCAGGCTACCAGCTCCAGTGGCGGCACCGGTACGGCGGCGCAATCGCAAGGCCCGCGCGGTGCGGCAGACTATGGCCGGAAGTTGGGTGCGAAGATCCGTTCCAACACCATCTTCGACGTGCCTGGTGAGTTAAGCGCGAACCCGGCGGTAGAATACACTGTCGAACTGCTGCCAGACGGCACCGTACGCAGTATCCGCAAGAACAGAACATCCGGCATTCCGGGCTTTGACGAAGCAGTTCTGCAAGCGATCAACAAATCACAACCTTTCCCTCCAGACAAGGATGGACGGGTGCCGAACAGCTTCACTTTCACCCATTTACCGAAAGATCAGTAA
- the tolB gene encoding Tol-Pal system beta propeller repeat protein TolB: protein MMKNSRTLPLGFRRLTGIALTVAGIAMAPVSHAELRFEISGVGASQIPVAIASFPGEEGAPQQITNIIRADLTRSGVFKLIDNSDSLSDSSAINYNDWKGRGANALAVGSVQRLADGRFDVRYRLFDTIKASQLSALSFGSQPQLIRLTAHKIADDIYEKLTGIPGIFSTRIAYVTRSGKEYRLEVADADGEGVQVALRSNEPIISPAWSPDGGKVAYVSFEAKKPVIYIQNLVTRQRTLVANFKGSNSAPAWAPDGSRLAVALTRDGLTQVYIINADGSGLRRLTNTAGIDTEPRFSPDGNYIYFTSDRSGGPQIYKVSPNGGEAQRVTFGGSYNISPRISPDGKTLAFISRREGKFQLYALDLTNGQEQRLSDTVKDESPSFSPNGKYIMYATESGRRGSLAIVSTDGRIKQRLTTQVGDVREPTWGPFMK from the coding sequence ATGATGAAAAACTCACGCACCTTGCCACTAGGTTTTCGCCGCCTGACAGGCATTGCTCTGACCGTCGCCGGTATCGCCATGGCGCCTGTCTCACACGCAGAATTGCGCTTTGAAATTTCCGGGGTCGGCGCCAGCCAGATCCCGGTCGCCATCGCCTCCTTCCCGGGCGAAGAAGGCGCACCGCAACAGATCACCAACATCATCAGAGCTGACCTGACGCGCAGCGGCGTATTCAAGCTGATCGACAACAGCGACTCGCTGTCGGACTCGTCCGCAATCAATTACAACGACTGGAAAGGCCGCGGCGCCAATGCGCTGGCAGTGGGCAGCGTGCAGCGTCTGGCCGATGGCCGCTTCGACGTGCGCTATCGCCTCTTCGACACCATCAAGGCATCACAATTGTCGGCACTGTCGTTCGGCAGCCAGCCGCAACTGATCCGCCTCACCGCACACAAGATTGCCGACGATATCTATGAAAAATTGACCGGCATTCCCGGCATCTTCTCCACACGTATTGCTTATGTGACACGTTCCGGCAAGGAATATCGCCTTGAAGTTGCCGATGCGGATGGCGAAGGCGTGCAGGTCGCACTGCGTTCCAACGAGCCGATCATCTCGCCGGCCTGGTCCCCGGACGGCGGCAAGGTCGCTTATGTGTCCTTCGAAGCCAAGAAACCGGTCATCTATATCCAGAACCTCGTGACCCGTCAGCGCACGCTGGTGGCCAACTTCAAGGGCAGCAACTCGGCTCCGGCCTGGGCGCCTGACGGTTCGCGCCTGGCCGTGGCACTCACGCGTGACGGCCTGACGCAGGTCTACATCATCAACGCCGACGGCAGCGGGCTGCGCCGTCTGACCAACACCGCCGGCATCGATACCGAACCGCGCTTTTCGCCCGATGGTAATTACATTTACTTCACCAGCGACCGCAGCGGCGGTCCGCAGATCTACAAGGTCAGCCCCAACGGCGGTGAAGCACAGCGCGTCACCTTCGGAGGCAGCTACAATATCAGCCCGCGGATTTCGCCGGACGGCAAGACCCTGGCGTTTATTTCGCGCCGTGAGGGTAAATTCCAGCTTTACGCGCTGGATTTGACCAACGGTCAGGAACAACGCCTGTCCGACACCGTCAAAGATGAGTCGCCCAGCTTCTCGCCAAACGGCAAATACATCATGTACGCGACGGAATCAGGCCGTCGCGGATCTTTAGCCATCGTCTCCACGGATGGCCGGATCAAACAGCGCTTAACAACCCAGGTCGGCGATGTCAGGGAGCCAACCTGGGGGCCGTTCATGAAATAA
- the pal gene encoding peptidoglycan-associated lipoprotein Pal: MRTFSSFAIVLSAAVLLAACSSTKLDDKNAPVESRATTGTTDGADPRAVNTVNAGSDPLNDPQGILSKRSVYFDYDSYSVKEEFRSVVEAHAKYLNSHKDRKVIIQGNTDDRGGTEYNLALGQKRAEAVRKALVLLGVSDAQVEAVSFGKEKPKALGSDEAAWAENRRADIAYQ, translated from the coding sequence ATGCGCACATTCAGTTCTTTTGCAATCGTTCTTTCGGCAGCAGTGCTGCTGGCGGCATGCTCGTCCACCAAACTGGACGACAAAAACGCACCGGTGGAAAGCCGTGCCACAACCGGCACGACTGACGGAGCAGATCCACGCGCAGTCAACACCGTCAACGCTGGTTCCGACCCGCTGAACGACCCGCAAGGCATTCTCTCGAAGCGCAGCGTCTACTTCGACTACGACAGCTACTCCGTCAAGGAAGAGTTCCGTTCCGTGGTGGAAGCACACGCCAAGTACCTGAACTCGCACAAGGATCGCAAGGTCATCATCCAAGGCAATACCGATGATCGCGGCGGCACCGAATACAACCTGGCCCTGGGTCAGAAGCGTGCAGAAGCCGTGCGCAAGGCACTGGTTCTGCTGGGTGTCTCCGACGCGCAAGTTGAAGCCGTTTCCTTCGGCAAAGAAAAGCCAAAGGCATTGGGCAGCGACGAAGCAGCATGGGCTGAAAACCGCCGCGCTGATATCGCTTACCAATAA
- the ybgF gene encoding tol-pal system protein YbgF, protein MRTSLKTKFKSVSAAAMLAAVACLPMTAHAGLFDDDEARKAILDLRNKVDSLQKDMANKSDKNSALSLSDQNDQLRQEIARLRGQIEVLTNELSNTQQRQKDFYVDLDARLRKLEPQKVNIDGKESSVDLNEQKSYDAALNLFKGGDYKGAGAAFNDFLKRYPQSGYAPSAQYWVGNALYAQRDYKGAIAAQQAVAKNYPDSPKVADAMLNIGSSYIELKDKAAAKKSLDALIAKYPESPAAQTGKEKLATLK, encoded by the coding sequence ATGCGCACTTCCCTGAAAACCAAGTTCAAATCGGTTTCTGCAGCGGCCATGTTGGCCGCTGTCGCGTGCCTGCCAATGACAGCGCACGCGGGCTTGTTTGACGACGACGAAGCGCGCAAGGCCATCCTCGATCTGCGCAACAAAGTCGATAGCCTGCAAAAAGATATGGCCAACAAGTCGGACAAGAACAGCGCGCTGAGCCTGTCCGATCAGAACGACCAACTCCGCCAGGAAATCGCACGACTGCGTGGCCAGATCGAAGTATTGACCAATGAACTGTCCAACACGCAGCAACGCCAGAAAGACTTTTACGTTGATCTGGATGCGCGTCTGCGCAAGCTGGAACCGCAAAAAGTCAACATCGACGGCAAGGAATCCAGCGTCGATCTGAATGAGCAAAAATCCTATGACGCCGCACTGAACCTGTTCAAGGGTGGCGACTACAAGGGTGCCGGCGCAGCGTTCAACGACTTCCTGAAGCGTTATCCGCAATCCGGTTACGCGCCGTCGGCGCAATACTGGGTCGGCAACGCACTGTATGCACAGCGCGACTACAAGGGCGCCATCGCAGCACAGCAGGCAGTAGCGAAAAATTATCCGGACAGTCCAAAGGTAGCCGACGCCATGCTCAACATCGGCAGCTCATACATCGAGCTGAAGGACAAAGCAGCGGCGAAAAAATCGTTGGATGCGCTGATTGCGAAGTATCCTGAAAGCCCGGCAGCCCAGACAGGCAAAGAAAAACTGGCAACATTGAAATAG